A stretch of Cicer arietinum cultivar CDC Frontier isolate Library 1 chromosome 5, Cicar.CDCFrontier_v2.0, whole genome shotgun sequence DNA encodes these proteins:
- the LOC101507043 gene encoding uncharacterized protein — MSSYAKFLKEILSNKRKLDDNETISLTEECSAIIQNKLPPKHKDPGSFSIPCVIGDMSFERALCDLGDSVSLMPLSVCKKLDVGELKPTNISLQLANRSIKYPVRILEDVPI, encoded by the coding sequence ATGTCGTCTTATGctaaatttttgaaagaaattttgtcaaacaaaagaaaacttGACGACAATGAGACAATTTCTTTAACTGAGGAATGTAGTGccataattcaaaataaattgccTCCCAAACATAAAGACCCTGGAAGTTTTTCTATTCCTTGTGTTATTGGTGATATGAGTTTTGAACGTGctttgtgtgatcttggggaTAGTGTAAGCCTCATGCCTTTGTCAGTTTGTAAGAAGCTTGATGTGGGTGAGTTAAAGCCCACAAACATTTCCTTACAGCTAGCTAATCGATCTATCAAGTATCCGGTGAGAATATTAGAGGATGTTCCTATCTAA